One window from the genome of Desulforamulus ruminis DSM 2154 encodes:
- a CDS encoding ABC transporter ATP-binding protein, whose protein sequence is MIEIKGVSKSFEDVKALKEVTLRINKGSVYGLIGSNGAGKTTLLKILAGVYQGDEGKGYMAGQEVFENVEIKAKVIFIPDTLYFFSTYSVRDMANFYKNIYPTWNQERFEKLKTAFDIDINKKINRLSKGMQRQVAFWLALSAMPEYLILDEPLDGLDPVMRQKVKNLIIQDVAERNMTVLISSHNLRELEDLCDTIGILHRGALILEKELDDLKSDIHKVQVAFKQEVSGPILQDIPVLYEESRGSVRLFIIRGHKEEMIRQFKKHDPVILDILPLTLEEIFIYEMGGIGYAIENVIF, encoded by the coding sequence GTGATTGAAATAAAAGGGGTAAGTAAGTCCTTCGAGGACGTCAAGGCTTTAAAAGAAGTAACCCTCAGGATCAATAAAGGTTCTGTTTACGGATTAATCGGGTCCAATGGAGCGGGGAAAACCACCCTTCTAAAAATCCTGGCGGGAGTATACCAAGGGGATGAGGGAAAGGGTTATATGGCCGGCCAGGAGGTATTTGAAAATGTGGAGATTAAAGCAAAAGTTATTTTCATTCCGGATACTTTGTACTTTTTTTCAACCTACTCTGTGCGGGATATGGCCAATTTTTATAAAAATATTTATCCTACCTGGAACCAGGAACGTTTTGAAAAGTTAAAAACAGCTTTTGATATTGACATCAACAAAAAGATAAATCGACTTTCTAAGGGCATGCAAAGGCAGGTGGCTTTTTGGCTGGCTTTATCCGCCATGCCGGAATATCTAATTTTAGATGAGCCTTTGGACGGTCTGGACCCTGTGATGCGGCAGAAGGTAAAAAATTTAATCATTCAGGATGTGGCGGAGAGAAATATGACCGTTTTAATCTCCTCTCATAATCTGAGGGAACTGGAGGACCTTTGTGACACCATCGGTATTTTGCACCGGGGCGCGTTGATCTTGGAGAAGGAACTGGATGATTTAAAGTCGGACATCCATAAGGTTCAGGTGGCTTTTAAACAAGAGGTATCCGGCCCAATTCTGCAGGATATTCCGGTCTTATATGAAGAGAGCCGGGGCAGTGTCAGGCTTTTTATTATTCGTGGCCACAAAGAGGAGATGATAAGGCAGTTTAAAAAGCATGATCCGGTGATCTTGGATATTTTGCCTTTGACCCTGGAAGAAATCTTTATCTATGAAATGGGGGGGATCGGCTATGCCATTGAGAACGTCATTTTTTAA
- a CDS encoding RNA polymerase sigma factor, with the protein MVEELVKKAKQGDKEALIQLIMLRKQEYYKLAYVFTGNEEDALDAMEDMIVSVYENIKKLKRDEAFYTWSKTILVNGCKKIYRNTRKNVPIETLGEVAAGDGLQQKDNQILLEKHLAKLSDKHQAVIRLRYFLDLEYQTIADILKIPLGTVKSRLAYSLERLKESLGGEVFEEH; encoded by the coding sequence GTGGTAGAAGAACTTGTGAAAAAAGCCAAGCAAGGGGATAAAGAGGCTTTAATTCAACTAATCATGCTGCGGAAGCAGGAATATTATAAATTGGCCTATGTCTTTACCGGCAATGAGGAAGATGCTTTGGATGCCATGGAAGACATGATTGTCAGTGTATATGAAAATATAAAGAAATTAAAACGGGATGAAGCCTTTTACACTTGGAGTAAAACGATACTGGTTAATGGCTGTAAAAAAATATATAGAAACACCAGGAAAAACGTACCCATTGAAACCCTTGGAGAAGTTGCCGCCGGGGATGGCCTTCAACAAAAAGACAATCAAATTTTACTGGAGAAACATTTGGCCAAATTAAGTGATAAACATCAAGCGGTGATCCGGCTGCGGTATTTTTTAGATTTAGAATATCAGACTATCGCAGATATTTTAAAAATCCCCTTGGGAACCGTAAAATCCCGCCTGGCCTACAGCCTGGAGAGATTAAAAGAGAGTTTGGGGGGTGAGGTTTTTGAAGAACATTGA
- a CDS encoding GntR family transcriptional regulator: MFDLDLRSRLPIYEQLVEKFKESIINEVLKADEQLPSVRTLAQQLTINPNTIQKAYRELERQGYIYSLPGKGSFVASISHHKNDEKLARLKEELIKVLSEAMYLGMKQEEILAVVSQVHSTVRRGKRSD, encoded by the coding sequence ATGTTTGATTTGGATTTAAGAAGTCGCTTACCCATTTATGAACAGTTGGTGGAAAAATTTAAGGAATCCATTATCAATGAAGTTTTAAAAGCAGACGAACAACTGCCATCGGTACGGACCCTGGCCCAGCAGTTGACCATTAATCCAAATACCATTCAAAAGGCCTATCGGGAGTTGGAAAGACAAGGATATATTTACTCCCTGCCGGGGAAAGGAAGTTTTGTAGCCAGCATAAGCCATCATAAAAATGATGAAAAGCTGGCCCGGTTAAAAGAAGAATTAATTAAAGTTTTATCGGAGGCTATGTATCTGGGCATGAAACAGGAAGAAATTTTAGCCGTTGTTTCTCAGGTCCATAGCACGGTGAGGAGGGGTAAGCGAAGTGATTGA
- a CDS encoding winged helix-turn-helix transcriptional regulator, with the protein MKNDSEQKIEECYCPIQKTLALIGGKWTLSIIRELSSGSKRFSQLQKSLPGISPKTLSSRLQELEKEAIVAKQVFPEVPPRVEYSLTSKGEGLKKVLQDLLKWGTENLKEGY; encoded by the coding sequence GTGAAGAATGATTCGGAACAGAAGATAGAAGAATGTTATTGCCCCATACAGAAAACCCTGGCCCTGATAGGCGGGAAATGGACCTTATCCATTATCCGGGAGCTTTCCTCAGGATCTAAAAGATTCAGCCAACTGCAAAAATCCCTGCCGGGAATTAGTCCCAAAACCCTTTCTTCCCGGCTGCAGGAACTGGAGAAAGAAGCCATTGTGGCCAAACAGGTCTTTCCGGAGGTCCCTCCGCGGGTGGAATATTCCCTTACGTCCAAGGGTGAAGGTTTGAAAAAAGTTCTACAGGATCTGCTCAAATGGGGAACTGAAAATCTAAAAGAGGGGTATTGA
- a CDS encoding methyl-accepting chemotaxis protein, with protein MANNDLVIDASVLIGELKNANQEMSNVIESIEDIAVRTNLLSLNSAIEAARAGDAGRGFSVVASEIKRLATNSLASTKESTKIIENIQSKANEVMAVRTADVAYDTIDKIDRNLFERNCDAQAWATFDKVRNCFCTADTERFSAANELLKNLVEIYEVYLDLYVLTDEGEIVAAGVRRELIGKNMGDKDWFIEAKAANAISVSDLYHSAVENFHTVAYTCPIRSEEGKILGYFSTRFNWEYIYDIIDSARIGHNGDIFIINKEGFVIACRSRKDILTANLKHLAAAQRAMQGETYGYLLDKDARGNIKIYGYAHTRGYNAYKGKNWSAIICETL; from the coding sequence TTGGCAAATAATGATCTGGTTATCGATGCATCGGTCCTAATCGGCGAACTAAAAAATGCCAATCAAGAGATGAGCAATGTCATTGAATCCATTGAAGACATTGCGGTACGGACAAACTTATTGTCACTAAACTCAGCCATTGAGGCAGCAAGAGCGGGAGATGCCGGCAGAGGATTTAGTGTAGTGGCTTCTGAAATTAAAAGACTGGCCACCAACAGCTTAGCTTCTACCAAAGAAAGCACAAAAATTATTGAAAATATCCAAAGCAAGGCCAATGAGGTAATGGCCGTTCGAACCGCGGATGTAGCCTATGATACCATTGATAAAATTGATAGGAATCTTTTTGAACGCAACTGTGATGCCCAGGCTTGGGCAACTTTTGATAAGGTAAGAAATTGCTTTTGTACTGCGGATACCGAGCGCTTTTCAGCAGCTAATGAGCTTTTGAAAAACCTGGTGGAAATCTATGAGGTTTATCTTGATCTTTATGTATTGACGGATGAAGGTGAAATTGTTGCCGCAGGCGTCCGGCGTGAACTGATTGGAAAAAACATGGGGGATAAAGACTGGTTTATAGAAGCCAAAGCGGCCAATGCCATCTCTGTCAGCGATCTTTATCATTCCGCCGTGGAGAATTTTCACACCGTAGCCTATACCTGTCCCATCCGCAGCGAAGAGGGGAAGATTTTGGGGTATTTCTCCACCCGGTTTAATTGGGAATATATCTATGACATTATTGATTCAGCGCGCATCGGCCATAATGGGGACATCTTCATTATTAATAAGGAAGGGTTTGTGATCGCCTGTCGCAGCCGGAAGGACATTTTAACCGCTAATTTAAAACACCTTGCTGCAGCCCAGCGAGCCATGCAAGGAGAAACCTACGGCTATCTTTTGGATAAGGATGCCCGGGGCAATATCAAAATTTATGGCTACGCCCATACCCGGGGTTATAACGCTTATAAAGGGAAAAACTGGTCGGCCATTATCTGTGAAACCCTTTAA
- a CDS encoding DUF6449 domain-containing protein gives MPLRTSFFNKGIFIDDLKRFSWIGILYTLALVFIVPLHILMIHGQEEPNYTLLKDLFYPGNGDELSIFVLAFAIFTGIFIFRYMQVKATSDMMHSLPVKRQVLYRTHILTGLVLLTLPVFITALLSWILNGALGLGSYYGFQDIVQWAGFIILMELLIFLVCVFVGTLVGMSVVQGVITVIFLFLPLGLTVLFTTALDTFLYGFTFNIALQEAALSPVVRLIEGFKDHMSSAEVITDILLCLVLYFVSEFLYRKRKMEVASQTIGFQQFRWIFKYGVTLCAMLVAGFYFKHSQQHIGWILFGYLAGSLLGYFSAEMILKKSFWVFKNIKGYLIYAVVAMVLLLGLQVDLVGYEKKLPDVSEIESVAFGSGFYELRNGQNVYVEQKDIANIQGLHRQLVADRSENKYGDKKSTEQMVFVYQLKDGSQLTRGYSVAHDRYAQYLKPICESMEYKKFQYEVFKVDSPDVEKITIRPAYSRQDKKAVILDPEEINEAIEVLRQDIEDETYEQMTDNKVPWASIHLSIANDKLKKYLDLYPDMDRERTEISFGASWKKSYVRFEAWLEQKGYLDKARILPEEIDYVVVEKIEDFQQWEEKRRNGEWINEKSTKRLEIRDKSQVEECLRSQTDVWGENRNRRYIIGFYAEGYGNIGYGSFNEEQVPSFIKERL, from the coding sequence ATGCCATTGAGAACGTCATTTTTTAATAAAGGCATTTTTATCGACGATTTAAAAAGATTCAGTTGGATCGGCATTTTGTACACACTGGCTTTGGTCTTTATTGTGCCGCTACATATCTTAATGATCCATGGCCAGGAAGAGCCCAATTACACCCTTTTAAAGGATTTATTTTACCCCGGTAACGGAGATGAGCTGTCCATCTTTGTCTTAGCTTTTGCCATTTTCACCGGAATTTTTATCTTTCGTTATATGCAGGTAAAGGCAACGTCAGATATGATGCACAGTCTGCCCGTTAAAAGACAGGTCTTATACCGGACCCATATTTTAACCGGCTTGGTACTGCTGACTTTGCCGGTATTCATAACAGCCCTGCTTTCCTGGATATTGAACGGTGCGCTGGGCTTAGGAAGCTACTACGGCTTTCAGGATATTGTTCAATGGGCCGGTTTTATCATCTTAATGGAGCTGCTGATCTTCCTTGTTTGTGTTTTTGTGGGCACGCTGGTGGGTATGTCCGTCGTTCAGGGGGTTATCACCGTCATCTTCCTGTTCCTGCCTTTAGGATTAACGGTTTTGTTCACAACCGCTTTGGACACCTTCCTCTATGGATTTACCTTTAATATAGCGCTGCAGGAGGCCGCCCTTTCCCCGGTAGTAAGACTGATAGAAGGGTTTAAGGATCATATGAGCAGCGCCGAAGTCATTACAGATATCCTTCTTTGTCTGGTATTGTATTTTGTATCTGAATTTTTATACCGTAAGAGAAAAATGGAAGTGGCTTCTCAGACTATTGGCTTTCAACAATTTCGCTGGATTTTTAAATACGGCGTAACCCTATGCGCCATGTTAGTGGCAGGCTTTTATTTTAAACATTCCCAGCAGCACATCGGCTGGATTTTATTTGGCTACCTGGCAGGCTCCTTGCTTGGCTATTTTAGCGCAGAAATGATTCTCAAAAAATCCTTTTGGGTTTTTAAAAATATAAAAGGCTATTTAATTTATGCGGTTGTAGCCATGGTCCTCTTATTAGGGCTGCAGGTTGATCTGGTTGGTTATGAGAAGAAACTTCCCGACGTTAGTGAGATCGAAAGCGTTGCTTTTGGCAGTGGCTTTTACGAACTGAGAAACGGACAGAATGTATATGTTGAGCAAAAAGACATCGCCAATATTCAAGGACTGCACAGGCAACTGGTGGCGGACCGGTCGGAAAATAAATATGGGGATAAAAAATCAACCGAGCAAATGGTCTTCGTATATCAGCTAAAGGACGGCAGTCAATTAACCAGGGGTTATTCTGTTGCTCACGATCGTTATGCCCAATATTTAAAACCCATTTGTGAGTCTATGGAATACAAAAAATTTCAATATGAAGTTTTTAAAGTAGATAGTCCGGATGTTGAAAAAATTACCATTCGTCCCGCCTATAGCCGGCAGGATAAAAAGGCCGTTATCCTGGACCCGGAGGAGATTAACGAAGCCATCGAAGTATTACGGCAGGATATTGAAGATGAAACCTATGAGCAGATGACCGACAACAAGGTTCCTTGGGCCAGTATTCATTTGTCCATTGCCAATGACAAGCTGAAAAAGTATTTGGATTTGTATCCGGACATGGATCGGGAAAGAACGGAGATCTCCTTTGGCGCCTCTTGGAAAAAGTCTTACGTTCGTTTTGAGGCCTGGCTGGAACAAAAGGGTTATTTAGACAAGGCCAGAATTCTACCGGAAGAGATCGACTATGTTGTGGTAGAAAAAATCGAGGACTTCCAGCAGTGGGAGGAAAAGCGGCGAAACGGGGAATGGATTAATGAAAAGAGCACCAAGAGACTGGAAATCCGGGATAAAAGCCAGGTTGAAGAATGTTTAAGAAGCCAAACCGATGTATGGGGAGAAAATCGTAACCGCCGGTACATTATCGGATTTTATGCCGAGGGGTATGGCAACATCGGGTATGGAAGTTTTAACGAGGAGCAAGTTCCCTCCTTTATTAAAGAGCGATTATAG
- a CDS encoding DUF4179 domain-containing protein: MKNIEQWLNDKKIEIDQLEAPRELEFKLRSALAKAESRRKKGWGIRVAAACLAIFIISYNFSTFAYYGKRLVGYDQVMDGPLNKLNQLGKGQIIDKKVTFNNGVVITLDGIMLDENQLLAFYRIQDPTGKVDVEQLNFQMQMEGFWGRYYMQSGRGEIKEETGEMKWVASFGPPGLLEKNLHLKIGLITEKGLLEEEEILFPLDRNKAMSTTLKKNIRQTIRAEGSSVRFESILASPTRTVITGSIENILELAIDQMKGERMRPEGLSIKLLANGEPVPQQGAGMSTDMKGITFEHYFDPLPEKLQSLQIQVDSLSADYDVRQEVALKKDGQGQNIEILGQKIEINRIYQAQGSSYITLTTAETTLLTRVYLVVDGKKVALKKTITNDYKKQADGRILHTRTLHFPETGKSYRLDIERMSFLKNVNKRINIPVN; encoded by the coding sequence TTGAAGAACATTGAACAATGGTTAAATGACAAAAAAATTGAGATAGACCAATTAGAAGCGCCCCGGGAGTTGGAGTTTAAGCTGCGCAGTGCTTTGGCAAAGGCGGAAAGCCGGAGAAAAAAGGGTTGGGGAATCCGGGTGGCTGCTGCCTGCCTGGCCATTTTTATCATAAGCTATAACTTTAGTACATTCGCCTATTATGGCAAAAGGCTGGTAGGCTACGATCAGGTTATGGACGGCCCTTTAAACAAGTTGAACCAATTGGGCAAAGGACAGATCATCGACAAGAAGGTTACTTTTAACAATGGCGTGGTCATAACTTTAGACGGGATCATGCTGGATGAAAACCAATTACTTGCTTTTTATCGCATCCAGGACCCAACGGGCAAAGTGGATGTAGAGCAGCTCAATTTCCAAATGCAAATGGAAGGATTTTGGGGCAGATATTATATGCAAAGCGGCAGGGGGGAAATCAAGGAAGAAACCGGGGAAATGAAATGGGTTGCCAGCTTTGGACCCCCCGGTTTATTGGAGAAAAATTTACATCTAAAGATTGGGCTAATAACGGAGAAAGGGCTGCTGGAGGAAGAGGAGATTCTTTTTCCACTGGATAGAAATAAAGCCATGAGCACCACCTTAAAAAAGAATATCCGGCAAACCATTAGAGCAGAAGGAAGCAGCGTCCGGTTTGAGTCAATTTTAGCTTCACCTACCCGGACCGTTATAACGGGGTCCATAGAAAATATTCTAGAACTGGCCATAGACCAGATGAAGGGAGAGCGGATGCGACCGGAAGGTTTGTCCATAAAACTGCTGGCCAATGGTGAACCGGTGCCGCAGCAAGGGGCCGGAATGAGTACCGATATGAAAGGAATCACCTTTGAACATTATTTCGATCCTTTACCGGAAAAACTGCAATCCCTCCAGATTCAGGTGGATAGCCTCTCGGCAGATTATGATGTGAGGCAGGAAGTGGCGCTAAAAAAAGACGGGCAGGGGCAAAACATAGAGATTTTAGGCCAGAAGATTGAAATCAACCGCATTTATCAAGCTCAGGGCAGCAGCTATATCACCCTCACCACCGCGGAAACAACCCTGCTTACCAGGGTGTATCTGGTGGTTGACGGAAAAAAAGTAGCCCTTAAAAAGACCATAACGAATGACTACAAAAAACAGGCAGACGGTAGAATCCTGCACACCCGAACCCTGCATTTCCCGGAGACGGGTAAAAGTTACCGGTTGGACATTGAAAGAATGAGCTTTTTAAAAAACGTGAATAAGCGGATTAATATCCCTGTGAATTAA
- a CDS encoding flavodoxin family protein, protein MKVLALNGSPRKKWNTATLLKKALEGAASQGAETELIHLYSLNFKGCLSCFACKTKGGKHYGRCAVEDDLTPILKKIEKADAILLGSPIYFGNVSGEMRSFLERFMFPYTAYSQPRISLFPKKLNIGIIYTMNITEEMMKKTALDQHLERDEMILKRLFGDVERLYSFDTYQFKDYSKVVADLFDPEKKAKRREEVFPEDCRKAFELGAKLAAAGGK, encoded by the coding sequence ATGAAAGTTCTCGCATTAAACGGAAGCCCGAGAAAAAAGTGGAATACCGCCACACTGTTGAAAAAAGCGCTGGAAGGCGCGGCTTCCCAGGGGGCGGAAACAGAACTGATCCACCTTTATAGCCTGAATTTTAAAGGCTGTTTAAGCTGCTTTGCCTGTAAAACCAAAGGCGGCAAGCATTACGGCCGGTGTGCGGTGGAGGATGATTTAACCCCAATTCTTAAGAAGATTGAGAAAGCCGATGCCATTCTGTTGGGCTCTCCCATTTACTTTGGCAATGTTTCCGGGGAGATGAGATCCTTTTTAGAGCGTTTCATGTTTCCTTATACAGCCTATAGCCAGCCCCGGATATCCCTTTTCCCAAAAAAGTTGAACATTGGGATCATCTATACCATGAATATTACCGAAGAAATGATGAAAAAGACCGCCTTGGATCAACATCTGGAACGCGATGAAATGATTCTAAAGAGACTGTTTGGCGACGTGGAAAGACTATATAGCTTTGATACCTATCAGTTTAAGGATTATTCAAAGGTAGTGGCGGACCTTTTTGATCCCGAAAAGAAGGCCAAAAGACGGGAAGAAGTATTTCCGGAGGATTGTCGTAAGGCCTTTGAGTTAGGGGCCAAATTGGCGGCAGCCGGTGGCAAATAA
- a CDS encoding nitroreductase family protein, producing the protein MIAVNQDCIKCGVCAEVCPVSILDMGQDGPSLLHPKSCIQCGHCVAVCPQEALDHEQFPRSQQVPLERYPVLDPLTAARFLRSRRSIRSYKNEAVPKEKLLELLEIARFAPSGGNSQGLSYIVVTEKELLKKLTAATVDWMEEEIRKGVAWSKAYEGVVRGYRKTGRDLILRDAPGLIVATAPKTFPLGHDNTRYSLAYVELYAPALGLGSCWAGFFEMCGASGYPEIYRLLDIAEGITVTGAVMVGFPKYQYHRLVDRNPLQVTWR; encoded by the coding sequence ATGATTGCTGTAAATCAGGATTGTATAAAGTGTGGAGTGTGCGCGGAAGTCTGCCCCGTGAGTATTCTGGATATGGGGCAGGACGGACCCAGCTTGCTTCATCCGAAGTCTTGTATTCAATGCGGCCATTGTGTGGCTGTTTGTCCCCAGGAAGCCTTAGACCATGAACAGTTTCCCCGGAGCCAGCAAGTTCCCCTGGAGCGTTATCCGGTTCTAGACCCGCTGACCGCAGCCCGGTTTTTGAGGTCCCGCCGCTCCATCAGAAGCTATAAAAATGAAGCGGTACCCAAGGAAAAGCTGCTGGAACTGCTTGAGATTGCCAGATTTGCACCCTCCGGCGGTAATAGTCAGGGATTGTCTTATATCGTTGTTACGGAAAAAGAATTGCTGAAGAAGCTTACGGCAGCAACGGTGGACTGGATGGAAGAAGAGATCCGTAAAGGGGTAGCCTGGTCCAAGGCCTATGAAGGGGTGGTCCGGGGTTACCGTAAAACCGGACGGGATTTAATTTTACGGGATGCTCCGGGGTTGATCGTGGCAACGGCGCCGAAGACCTTTCCCCTTGGCCACGATAACACTCGTTACTCTTTAGCCTATGTGGAATTATACGCTCCGGCCCTGGGTTTAGGATCCTGTTGGGCCGGGTTCTTTGAAATGTGCGGCGCTTCGGGTTATCCCGAAATCTACAGACTGTTGGATATTGCCGAGGGAATTACGGTGACTGGAGCCGTTATGGTAGGATTTCCTAAATATCAATATCACCGGTTAGTTGACCGGAATCCATTACAAGTGACCTGGAGGTAA